DNA from Streptomyces luteogriseus:
ACGTCGTCCCGGCCTTCGCCCGCTACTTCACCGTGCCCGAGTAGGGCCACGCGTCCACGCCGTGGGGGTGGTTCCCTGACGGGCGGCTGCGGGTTGTCGGTGGTTGTTCGCGCCGTTCCCCGCGCCCCTGAAGGGGCTGCCCACAGCGGGTCACGTGCCCGAGTAGCGCTCGCGGAGCTTGTACTTCAGCACCTTCCGCAGGGTGTCGCCCCGCGGAAGGGCGTCCACCACCTCCAGCCGCTCCGGCAGCTTGTGCACCGACAGCCCCTCGGCGCGCAGGAAGGCGGTCACGCCGGCGAGCGTCAAGGCCTCGGCCCCCGGCGGCTGTTCCACCACCGCGCACACCAGCTCGCCGCGCGCCGCGTCCGGCAGGCCGATGACCGCCACGTCCCCGACCGCCGGATGCCGGTGCAGCAGGTCCTCGATCTCCTGGGCCGAGATGTTCTCGCCCTTGCGGATGATCACGTCCTTCAGCCGGCCGGTGAGGACCAGGTGCCCGGTCTCCGTGAGCCGCCCGAGGTCACCGGTGCGCAGGAACCCGTCCTCGTCGAAGGCCTCCGCCGTCTGCCCCGGATCCAGATACCCGCGGCACACGGCCTCCCCGCGCAGCCGCACCTCCCCGTCCACGATCCGGATCTCCATGCCCGGCGGCGGACGCCCCTCGGTCGTCGCCAGCAGCTCGGGACCGTCGTCCGGCGCCCCCATGGTGATCATCGGCACCTCGGTCATGCCGTACCCGTGGGTGAGCTGCACGCCCATCTCGCGCACGACGGCGTGGTACAGCTCCGGCGGCTTGGGCGCCCCGCCGCCCGCCAGCAGCCGCAGGGTCGGCACCACGGGCTCTCCCGGATGCTTGCGCTGCTCCGCCAGGAACATCGAGTAGAAGGCCGTCGACCCGCCCGCCACGGTCACCCCGTGGGCGCGGTACGCGGCCAGCGCCTCCGGCAGCGCGAACTGCTCGAACAGCACCGCCGGGAAGCCGTACAGCAGCAGCATCACCGTGTAGTCGGGCCCGCCGATGTGGGCGTACGGGAAGGCGATCGAGCCCACGTCCTGCGCCGAGGGGCGCAGCGCGTGCGCCAGGCAGGAGCCGCCCGCGAGCAGGGAACGGTCCGTGTGCAGCACGCCCTTGGGGTCGGAGGTCGTCCCGGACGTCCAGTAGATCCAGCGGACGGCGGTGCCGTCGGAGGGCGGGGGAGGCAGGAGGGACGGATCGCCGTCGGGCAGGTCGTCGTAGGCCTCGAAGACGCCCTTCGCGCCCAGCCGCCGGGCCATCTCCGCGTGGTCGAAGCCGCGCCAGGCGCCCGGCACCGCGAAGAACTCGGCCTTGGACTCGCGTAGCGCGAAGCCGGCCTCGCGGTCCCGGTAGAAGGGGATCACCGGGGTCTGCACGGCGCCGAGCCGGGCCAGGGCGAAGGACAGCACGGCCGTCTCGATACGGGTGGGCAGCTGCCAGGCGACCACCGTGCCGGGCCGTACGCCCATGCCGTACAGCCCAGCCGCGACCCGCTCGGCACGTGCGCGCAACGCCTCGAAGGTGAGCGTGCGGTCGTCCTGGAGGAACAGCGGCCGGTCGGGCGTCAGAGCGGCACGGCGGGTGACCAGCTCCCACAGGGTGCGGGACGAACTCAGGGCGTGCGGGGTGTCGTTCACGGCTGCCCCCTGCTCCTCGGCAGTGCTCCTTGGCTGACGGATCGTCAGGTGGGATGCTATCTGACGCTGCATCAGATAAGTACCGTCCGGCGGAGGGGACCCATGGCGACCGAACTGCCCCGCATCATCAGCGTCGACGACCACGTGATCGAGCCCGCACACCTCTTCGACACCTGGCTGCCGGCCAGGTACCGCGAGCGCGGCCCCAGGGCGCTGACCGCCGGGATCGGTGAACTCGCCTACATCGGCGGCAAGTACCGGATCACCATGGACCCGGACGGCCAGCCCACCGACTGGTGGATCTACGAGGACCTGAAGTTCCCGTACAAGCGCAACATCGCCGCCGTCGGCTTCGACCGCGATCAGATGACCCTGGAGGGCATCACCCGCGAGGAGATGCGGCCCGGCTGCTGGGACCCGAAGGCCCGCCTCGAGGACATGGACCTCAACCACGTCGAGGCGTCCCTCTGCTTCCCGTCCTTCCCGCGCTTCTGCGGCCAGACCTTCGCCGAGGCCCACGACAAGGAGGTCGCCCTCGCCTGCGTGCGCGCCTACAACGACTGGATGGTCGAGGAGTGGTGCGGCGACAGCGGCGGGCGGCTCATTCCACTGTGCCTGATCCCGCTGTGGGACGTCGGCCTGGCGGTCGAGGAGATCCGCCGCAACGCCGCGCGCGGGGTGAGGGCGGTGACCTTCTCCGAGATCCCCACCCACCTCGGGCTGCCGTCCATCCACTCCGGCTACTGGGACCCGTTCTTCGCCGTCTGCCAGGAGACCGGGACGGTCGTCAACATGCACATCGGCAGCAGTTCCCAGATGCCCGCCGCCTCACCGGACGCCCCGCCCGCCGTCCAGGCCTCCCTCAGCTTCAACAACGCGATGGCCTCGATGATGGACTTCCTCTTCAGCGGGGTCCTGGTGCGCTTCTCCCGCCTCAAACTCGCCTACTCCGAGGGGCAGATGGGCTGGGTCCCGTACGCCCTGGAGCGTGCCGACGACGTGTGGGAGGAGCACCGTGCCTGGGGCGGGGTGCGCGACACGATCCCCGAGCCGCCGTCGACGTACTACTACCGGCAGATGTTCTGCTGCTTCTTCCGCGACAAGCACGGCGTGGCGTCGCTGGACGTGGTCGGCCGGGACAACGCCACCTTCGAGACCGACTACCCGCACGTCGACTCGACCTTCCCGCACACCAAGGAGGTCGCCCTCGACCACGTCAAGGGCCTCGACGACGAGACGGTGTACAAGCTGATGCGGGGCAACGCCATCCGGATGCTCGGCCTCGACCTGGACCGGGACCGCTGAGGCCCGCCGATGGACCTGTCGTACACGCCCGAGGAGGAGGACTTCCGGGCCCGGCTGCGGGACTGGCTCGCGGGGGAGCTTCCCACCCTCCCGCCCAAGCCGTCCCCCGACGACTGGCCGGGGCGGCGGGCGTACGACCTCGGCTGGCAGCGGCGGCTCCACGACGCCGGATACGCCGACGTCCACTGGGACGCCTCCCCGACCCTGCGGCTGATCTTCCTGGAGGAGACCGAGAAGGCGGGCGCGCCCTATGTGGGCGCCAACTTCGTGGGCCTGCTGCACGCCGGTCCGACCATCGCCGCCGAGGGCACGGCGGAGCAGCGGGCGCGCTGGCTGCCGCCGATCCTGCGCGGCGAGGAGATCTGGTGCCAGGGGTTCAGCGAACCGGGCGCCGGATCCGATCTCGCGGCCCTGCGCACGCGCGCGCGGCGCGACGGCGACACCTATGTGGTGACCGGCTCCAAGATCTGGACCTCCCACGCGGAAGTCGCCGACTGGTGCGAGCTGTTGGTCCGCACCGACCCCGGGGCCCCCAAGCACCGGGGAATCACCTGGCTCGCCCTGCCCATGGACACGCCCGGCGTCACCGTACGGCCGCTGCGCACGCTCACCGGGTCGGCGGAGTTCGCCGAGGTGTTCCTCGACGAGGTGCGGGTGCCGGTGGCGAACCGGGTCGGGGACGAGAACGACGGCTGGCGCGTCACCATGGTGACGCTGTCCTTCGAGCGGGGCACGGCCTTCGCCGGCGAGGTCGTCGCCTGCCGGCGCGTGCTGGGCGAACTGGCCGTCGAGGCCCGCAAGAACGGCCGGTGGGACGAGCCGGCCATCCGGCGCCGGCTGGGCAGGCTCCATGCCGAGTTCCGGGCGCTGTGGCGGCTCACGCAGTGGAACGTCAGCGCGGCGGAGGCATCCGGCGGGGTGCCGGGCGCCGGCGGCTCGGTCTTCAAACTCCGCTACTCGCACGCCCGCCAGGAGCTCTACGACGCCGCCGCGGAGGTGCTGGGCCCCGACTGCCTGGACCTGGACCGGCCCTGGGCCCTCGAACGACTGAGCTCCCTGTCGTACACCATCGCGGCCGGCACGTCGCAGGTGCAGCACAGCATCATCGCCGAGCGCATCCTCGGCCTGCCGAAGGGACGGTGAGGTGCCGTGCGGTTCCGGCTGACGGACGACCAGCGGGCGCTGCGGGACGGGTTGCGCGAGGCGCTGGCCCGGCGCTTCTGCGCGGACGCCCTGCGGGCGGCCGTGGTGGGGGCCGCCGGGACGGAGGGCGGCACGAAGGGTGAGGGGATGGGTCGTCGCGGCGCGGGCGGTGGGGGCACGGAGCGTGACGGGGCGGGTTCCGGCGGGGGTGGCGGTGCCGCGTCGGGCGGGGTGGGGGCGGCCGGCTGTTCCGGGAGCAGCGGCGGTGGGGGGACGGGGCGTTCCGCAAACGGCGGAGGCGGTGCGGACGGTGACGGGACGGTCCGTTCCGGGAAGGGCGGGGGCGGGGTGAGCGGTCCCGCGTCGGCCGGCGGGCGGGCGGGTGTGTCCGGGGCCGGTGGTGAACGGGTGGGCCGTGCCGGGGCCGCTGGCCGGCCGATAGGCCCTGCCGAGGTGGACGGGGGCGCCGCGGGGGCCTGTCGAACGGCCGGGTCGACGCGGCTCGACCGGGCGTTGTGGCGGGCGCTCGGGGATCTCGGGTTCTTCGCGCTGCGGGTGCCGGAGACGGACGGCGGCGTCGGACTCGGGCTGCCGGAGGCCGTGTTGATCTTCGAGGAGGCGGGGCGGGCGCTGCTGCCCGGGCCGCTCATCGCCACCCACCTCGCGGCCGGTGACGTACCGGGCGCGGCCACCGGGGAGACGGTGGTGGCGGCCGTGGACGGCGGGCTCGTGGAGTGGCTGGGCGAGGCGGACGTCGTACGCGGGGACACCACCGGGGCCGTACCGCTGCGTTCGCTCGACCCGCTGACGCCCCTGCACCGTGTCCCCGCCGGGCGGGCTGCTCCCGACCCCGTCGCCGTCCTCCTCACCGCCGCCGAACAACTCGGCACGGCCGGCCGCGTCTGCGAACTCGCGGCGCAACACGCCCGGACCCGCGAACAGTTCGGGCGGCCCGTCGGCGCCTTTCAGGCGGTGGCACACCTGTGCGCGGGGATCTTGGTCCGGGTGGAGACGGCCCGCGCCGCGGTCTACGCGGCCGCCGTCACGGCCGCCCCGGCCGACATCGCGGCGGCCCGGATCCTCGCCGACGAGGCCGCCGTGCGCGGCGCCCGCGACTGTCTCCAGGTGCACGGCGGCATGGGCTTCACCTGGGAGTCCGAGGTCCATCTGCATCTGAAACGCGCATGGGTTCGAACCCAACGTGCGGGCGGAGTCACGGAGAGTGAGGAATTTCTCGCGGCGGCTCTGACGGCTGAAGCGGCCTGACGGGCCGTCTGGCTGGGCTGTCGCCGTACGCGCTCCCGGAGATGTCGCGGATCGTGGCATACCGGAATCACGGAGCGTTGATATCGGCTTGTGTCCTCAGTGTGACTCGTTACGGCCTGGAGTCGATTGCCCGCTCCGGTACCTTGTGTCAAATGCGAGTGGCTCCGAGCGCAGTGCGACCCCGTGGCGCCGCCTGTTCGACTGCCCGCGGCGAGCGTCGCACAGTATGCCGCACGGGTACTCCTTCGCGCTGGAATATGCCCGAAGCGCTTGTTGGCGTGACTGTACGTCAACCATGCTGTCCCACAAGGGATTCACGTTCCGTGATCCTTGTCCCGGCCGTTGTTCTGGCCATGCAGAAAATGGCTACGATCGTGGCCCTCGTGAGGCGCGAGCCTAAGTGTCCGCCGGTTCGGATGGTGTGAGCGGTGCAGGTGCTTCAAGTGCAGCTGGAGATCCGGCCCGACCCCGCAGAAGTGGGGCGCGCCCGGCGGTGGGCCCGCTCCCGCCTGGCCGGGTCCGGCATACAGGCCGACGAACCCCTTGCCGAGACGCTGATCCTGCTCGTCTCCGAACTCGTCACCAACGCCGTGGTGCACACCGGCCGTCCGGCGGTCCTGCGGCTGTCGCTGCCGCACATGGTGACGGAGGAGGCCACGGTCCGTCTCGAGGTCGCGGACCACAGCGGCCGGGCCCCCGTGCCCCGGTGCGCCGGTGACGACGCGACCGGCGGCCGGGGGCTGGCGCTCGTCGACGGCCTGGCCGACCGCTGGGGCTGGAGCGTCGAGGCCACCGGCAAGCGCATCTGGTGCGAACTGGACCGGTGCGCGAAGTCCCGCGACCTCACGGCGTCATGCGGGGGTGGCACGGCGGCGTACGGCGGCGGTGCGGCGTTCGAGGGGCTGGCGTACGAGGCGGTGTAGCACCGTCGGCCGGCGCCCGAGCCCGCCGGGCGACGGCACATGCCGTGGGTTCGTGCGCCGGGTCCGGGGCACGCACGCGCGGCGAGTCGGCGGGTTCCCTCGGAGGGTGCGGCGATGCGCCGGGACGTGCTTCCGTGCGCGCCCAGGGCAAAAACCTCATCGAGTGACATATCACCGAACCGGTGTTGACGCGTCGTGACCGTTTGCTCACGCTTGTGGTCAGCGATTCGCCGTGAGGGGACGACGAGGGCTTCGGTGGACGGCAGCCCTCGGCGAGTGCGAGTCGCGATTCGGCGTCGGCTTCCTTCAGGGCCGGGAAGTCGGGGCGGGAGCGCCGGAGTCGGGTGGTGGCGCGCGCTGCCGTGCTCGGGGCGGGCAGCGCGGCGCCGCCATCCAACTGCAGCGGATGGCGGCCCGGCTCGGCCTAAAGGACGGCGACGGGCGCCACCGGGGAGCCGGTCGCCCCGGTGAACGGCTCGGGGGTCGCCGTCAGCAGGAATGCGAAGCGGCCCGCTTCTCCACAGGCTGTGGACAACTTTTCGAGATTCCAGTTCTGGCCCTGTGGCATGCCCATCTCCACGAGATCGAGGGCGTGCACGGGCAGCCAGAGGTTCTCCACCTCCGGCGGGAACACCTCGAAGGTCAGGGTGTCGTTGGCGACGGCCGCCACATCGCGCGCGTGGAACCACTCCGGCGTGCGGATCGACAGCCCCGGTGACGGATACGCGTAGCCGTGCCGGTCCCCGGCCAGGCAGGCCTGGATCTGTCCGGTCCGTACGAGCACGATGTCACCGGCCCGCACCCGCGTGCCGGCCAGTGCCTCGGCGGCGTCCAGATCCTCGGGCGTGACGGCGTACCCACCGTCGAGCCGGTCCGTGCCCCGGGCCCGGGCCACGTCCAGCAGCACCCCGCGCGAGACGACGTGCCGGACCGTGCCGATGCCGCTGAACCCGGCCCCGCCGTGCGCGGTGACGGTGTGCGCCGGTCGGCCGTTGTAGAGCCGGCCCGCGTGCGAGACGTGGGACAGGGCGTCCCAGTGGGTGGCCGCCTGGAGCCCCATGGTCACGATGTCGTCGCTGCACGCGACCGTGCCCGGGCCGAAGATCTCCTGGTTGATCTGCACCATGGCGTGCAGGGGGTCGACCCGGCCGGGGATCATGCCGGTCTGTACGCCGTCCTGCTGGAGAGGCAGGGCCAGCGGGACACGGTGGCCGGTGCGGACGGTTGCCGCGGCCTGCCTCACGACCTCGTCGGTGATCAGGTTCAGTGTGCCGATCTCGTCGTCGGATCCCCAACGCCCCCAGTTGTTGACGCGCTTGGCGATGTCGTGGAACGCGTCCGGCAGTGACATGGGTCCTCCCCGGGGCTTGCCCTCCCGTATCTGACGGGTCGTAGAATTCGGAAATCGAGAATCTAACGGTCCGTCAGAAACCGTGGGACGGGAAGGGGCCGGGCGTGGGGAACTTCTTGGCAGGCAAGGTCGTCGCCGTCACGGGGGCGGGCCGGGGCATCGGCCGGGCGGTCGCGCTCGCCGCGGCGGCCCAGGGAGCGAAGGTCGTGGTCAACGACTACGGCGTCGCGGTCGACGGTGCCTCACCGACGAGCGAGATCGCCGAGGCCGTAGTCAAGGAGATCGAGGCGGCGGGCGGGGAGGCGGTGGCCGTCGCCGACGACATCTCCACGATGGCGGGCGGGCAGCGGGTCGTCGACGTGGCGCTGGCGTCGTACGGGCGGCTGGACGGGGTGGTCTGCGTGGCCGGGATCCTGCGCGAGCGGATGCTGTTCAACATGACCGAGGACGAATGGGACCCGGTCGTCGCGACGCATCTGAAGGGCACGTTCACCGTGTTCCGGGCCGCTTCCGCGGTGATGCGCGGGCAGCGGGCCGGGACGCTGATCGGCTTCACCAGCGGCAACCACCAGGGGTCGGTGTCGCAGGCCAACTACAGCGCCGCGAAGGGCGGGATCATCT
Protein-coding regions in this window:
- a CDS encoding acyl-CoA dehydrogenase, producing the protein MDGGAAGACRTAGSTRLDRALWRALGDLGFFALRVPETDGGVGLGLPEAVLIFEEAGRALLPGPLIATHLAAGDVPGAATGETVVAAVDGGLVEWLGEADVVRGDTTGAVPLRSLDPLTPLHRVPAGRAAPDPVAVLLTAAEQLGTAGRVCELAAQHARTREQFGRPVGAFQAVAHLCAGILVRVETARAAVYAAAVTAAPADIAAARILADEAAVRGARDCLQVHGGMGFTWESEVHLHLKRAWVRTQRAGGVTESEEFLAAALTAEAA
- a CDS encoding SDR family NAD(P)-dependent oxidoreductase — translated: MGNFLAGKVVAVTGAGRGIGRAVALAAAAQGAKVVVNDYGVAVDGASPTSEIAEAVVKEIEAAGGEAVAVADDISTMAGGQRVVDVALASYGRLDGVVCVAGILRERMLFNMTEDEWDPVVATHLKGTFTVFRAASAVMRGQRAGTLIGFTSGNHQGSVSQANYSAAKGGIISLVRSAALGLHKYGVSANAVAPVARTRMSAGVPMELAEIGEPEDVAALVVYLLSDAASRAGITGQVYTVAGEKIAVWAQPRELRAAYASGGWTVERIAEFLPGSVGVDPMPLLERVEGMERAAARGERPNAQ
- a CDS encoding amidohydrolase family protein, which produces MATELPRIISVDDHVIEPAHLFDTWLPARYRERGPRALTAGIGELAYIGGKYRITMDPDGQPTDWWIYEDLKFPYKRNIAAVGFDRDQMTLEGITREEMRPGCWDPKARLEDMDLNHVEASLCFPSFPRFCGQTFAEAHDKEVALACVRAYNDWMVEEWCGDSGGRLIPLCLIPLWDVGLAVEEIRRNAARGVRAVTFSEIPTHLGLPSIHSGYWDPFFAVCQETGTVVNMHIGSSSQMPAASPDAPPAVQASLSFNNAMASMMDFLFSGVLVRFSRLKLAYSEGQMGWVPYALERADDVWEEHRAWGGVRDTIPEPPSTYYYRQMFCCFFRDKHGVASLDVVGRDNATFETDYPHVDSTFPHTKEVALDHVKGLDDETVYKLMRGNAIRMLGLDLDRDR
- a CDS encoding ATP-binding protein produces the protein MQLEIRPDPAEVGRARRWARSRLAGSGIQADEPLAETLILLVSELVTNAVVHTGRPAVLRLSLPHMVTEEATVRLEVADHSGRAPVPRCAGDDATGGRGLALVDGLADRWGWSVEATGKRIWCELDRCAKSRDLTASCGGGTAAYGGGAAFEGLAYEAV
- a CDS encoding acyl-CoA dehydrogenase, which produces MDLSYTPEEEDFRARLRDWLAGELPTLPPKPSPDDWPGRRAYDLGWQRRLHDAGYADVHWDASPTLRLIFLEETEKAGAPYVGANFVGLLHAGPTIAAEGTAEQRARWLPPILRGEEIWCQGFSEPGAGSDLAALRTRARRDGDTYVVTGSKIWTSHAEVADWCELLVRTDPGAPKHRGITWLALPMDTPGVTVRPLRTLTGSAEFAEVFLDEVRVPVANRVGDENDGWRVTMVTLSFERGTAFAGEVVACRRVLGELAVEARKNGRWDEPAIRRRLGRLHAEFRALWRLTQWNVSAAEASGGVPGAGGSVFKLRYSHARQELYDAAAEVLGPDCLDLDRPWALERLSSLSYTIAAGTSQVQHSIIAERILGLPKGR
- a CDS encoding cyclase family protein, with amino-acid sequence MSLPDAFHDIAKRVNNWGRWGSDDEIGTLNLITDEVVRQAAATVRTGHRVPLALPLQQDGVQTGMIPGRVDPLHAMVQINQEIFGPGTVACSDDIVTMGLQAATHWDALSHVSHAGRLYNGRPAHTVTAHGGAGFSGIGTVRHVVSRGVLLDVARARGTDRLDGGYAVTPEDLDAAEALAGTRVRAGDIVLVRTGQIQACLAGDRHGYAYPSPGLSIRTPEWFHARDVAAVANDTLTFEVFPPEVENLWLPVHALDLVEMGMPQGQNWNLEKLSTACGEAGRFAFLLTATPEPFTGATGSPVAPVAVL
- a CDS encoding class I adenylate-forming enzyme family protein; protein product: MNDTPHALSSSRTLWELVTRRAALTPDRPLFLQDDRTLTFEALRARAERVAAGLYGMGVRPGTVVAWQLPTRIETAVLSFALARLGAVQTPVIPFYRDREAGFALRESKAEFFAVPGAWRGFDHAEMARRLGAKGVFEAYDDLPDGDPSLLPPPPSDGTAVRWIYWTSGTTSDPKGVLHTDRSLLAGGSCLAHALRPSAQDVGSIAFPYAHIGGPDYTVMLLLYGFPAVLFEQFALPEALAAYRAHGVTVAGGSTAFYSMFLAEQRKHPGEPVVPTLRLLAGGGAPKPPELYHAVVREMGVQLTHGYGMTEVPMITMGAPDDGPELLATTEGRPPPGMEIRIVDGEVRLRGEAVCRGYLDPGQTAEAFDEDGFLRTGDLGRLTETGHLVLTGRLKDVIIRKGENISAQEIEDLLHRHPAVGDVAVIGLPDAARGELVCAVVEQPPGAEALTLAGVTAFLRAEGLSVHKLPERLEVVDALPRGDTLRKVLKYKLRERYSGT